A region of Silurus meridionalis isolate SWU-2019-XX chromosome 17, ASM1480568v1, whole genome shotgun sequence DNA encodes the following proteins:
- the ptger4a gene encoding prostaglandin E receptor 4 (subtype EP4) a translates to MSNGTISHLRMEPTVPVVMFIFGVISNLIAIVVLCKSRKEQKETIFYTLVCGLAVTDLLGTVLASPVTIVTYVKGSWPAGEPLCQYFGFVLLFFSLAGLSIICAMSVERYVAINHAYFYNDYVNQRLAGATLVAIYVSNGVFCALPSLGFGRVTMQYPQTWCFLDWRTEKTLHAAFSYMYAGVSFVLILATVICNVAVCGALVRMHRRFVRRMSLGSDQGRATEVGRKRSCRRLAGAEIHMVVLLIATSAVVLVCSIPLVVQVLINQIYKVPVEKRLDKNPDLLAIRFASTNPILDPWVYILLRKAVLIKLTKNINYLFCKIVARGQQRPVDFHWLERQHASSIISKDSLSLVSRNMREVRSNSQTFLYPSAITEPYKDTCILSHIGSSPYSTKHFDAEFYNMNTLESEAQTCTMTHTSHPSCLKELDP, encoded by the exons ATGAGCAACGGAACCATTTCACATTTACGGATGGAACCCACTGTCCCTGTGGTCATGTTCATATTTGGTGTGATAAGCAACTTGATCGCCATCGTGGTGCTGTGTAAGTCTAGAAAAGAGCAGAAGGAGACGATCTTTTACACTTTGGTGTGCGGCCTCGCGGTCACGGATCTTTTAGGCACGGTGCTCGCGAGTCCTGTCACTATTGTCACCTACGTAAAGGGCTCCTGGCCGGCTGGAGAGCCTCTGTGCCAGTATTTCGGATTTGTCctgctctttttctctttggCTGGCCTGAGCATCATCTGTGCTATGTCTGTGGAGAGGTATGTGGCTATAAACCACGCATACTTCTACAACGACTATGTGAACCAGAGGCTGGCCGGTGCCACGCTTGTCGCCATCTACGTCTCCAACGGGGTTTTCTGCGCCCTCCCGAGCCTGGGGTTCGGCCGAGTCACCATGCAGTATCCTCAGACATGGTGCTTCCTAGATTGGAGGACCGAGAAGACTTTGCATGCCGCCTTCTCGTACATGTACGCCGGTGTCAGCTTTGTGCTCATCCTGGCCACAGTGATCTGTAATGTGGCGGTTTGTGGCGCACTGGTGCGGATGCACCGCAGGTTTGTACGGAGGATGTCGTTGGGCAGCGATCAGGGCAGAGCCACGGAGGTCGGCAGGAAGCGCAGCTGCAGGCGCCTGGCAGGAGCCGAGATCCATATGGTCGTGCTGCTCATCGCCACATCTGCCGTGGTGCTCGTTTGCTCCATTCCTCTTGTT GTGCAGGTGTTAATCAACCAAATATATAAGGTTCCAGTGGAGAAACGGTTGGACAAAAACCCGGACCTTTTGGCTATACGATTTGCTTCAACCAACCCGATTCTAGATCCATGGGTCTACATACTACTTCGGAAAGCGGTCCTCATCAAACTTACAAAAAACATCAATTATCTGTTCTGCAAGATTGTTGCTCGTGGGCAGCAGAGACCAGTAGATTTCCACTGGCTGGAACGACAACACGCGTCCTCCATTATCTCCAAAGACTCGCTATCACTTGTCTCTCGGAATATGAGGGAGGTCAGAAGCAATTCACAGACTTTTCTTTATCCCTCTGCAATAACTGAGCCCTACAAAGACACCTGCATTTTAAGTCACATTGGATCTTCTCCATATTCTACCAAACACTTTGATGCAGAGTTCTATAATATGAACACTTTAGAAAGTGAGGCACAAACATGCACTATGACCCACACAAGTCATCCTTCATGCTTAAAAGAACTGGATCCCTAA